GAGAGCCGCAGTATAGCATAGTGCATCCCGCAGGCATGGCATAGGGACGGTCCTTGCGCGGGAGCATACTTTCAGCACGACCCGCGCGGACCCGGCGCGCGTCACTCCCAGAAGAAGATCTGCTCCTGGGCCATGAAGACCAGATCGAACGGCAGCCGCAGCAGATCCGCGATGTCGAAGACCTGATTCCAGAACGCCTGGGTAAACGGATTATCGCTCCACAGGACCATGAACAGCAGCAGCAGCAGCAGATTGCCGAACGTCAGCAGTTGCGCGCGCATGCCGTCCGGCAGCCACGGCGAGACGATGCCGAAGCCGTCGAGCGGCGGGATCGGGATCAGGTTGAAGAGCACCGCCGTGATCTGCAACAGCGCCAGAAAAGACAGCGCGGCCCAAAAATACTGGTTCTCCGACGTCGCCAGCAGCACGTCGAGGTCCAGCAGAAACGGCCAGACGATCAGCGCGCCAAAGATGATCGTGCCGAGCGGCCCCGCAGCCGAGACGATCGTCTCCCAGCGACGAGAGCGCAGCGCCCGCGTGTTGATATAGACCGCGCCGCCGGGCAGGCCCATCCCGCCGAGCAGCAGGAAGATCACCGGCAGCAGCAGGCTCAAGAAGGGATCGGTGTACTTGAGCGGATCGAGCGTCAGATAGCCCTTGTCGCGCACCGACAGATCGCCGCCGAGATACGCCGCCAGCGCGTGGCCGAACTCGTGGACGCAGACCGACGCGATCCAGCCGCTCAC
This region of Herpetosiphonaceae bacterium genomic DNA includes:
- a CDS encoding Clp protease N-terminal domain-containing protein — translated: MIEIPAADLTNNARQVVERAYQQAARRQAARVEPEHLLLGILDVKGNSALRAMAALNVDLDQLEQALEARLDSQPASAEAAPRWEGDGKLVLNYALKESLHLGHQRADTLHLLLGLLYEGRGPAYDLLEQVGLSLYDLRQHVLNNPKLLKALRAPQAQRVPLPSLSFLGLLVLMAASGLALYFNPAQSLVGPLMLLFVVSGWIASVCVHEFGHALAAYLGGDLSVRDKGYLTLDPLKYTDPFLSLLLPVIFLLLGGMGLPGGAVYINTRALRSRRWETIVSAAGPLGTIIFGALIVWPFLLDLDVLLATSENQYFWAALSFLALLQITAVLFNLIPIPPLDGFGIVSPWLPDGMRAQLLTFGNLLLLLLFMVLWSDNPFTQAFWNQVFDIADLLRLPFDLVFMAQEQIFFWE